From the bacterium genome, one window contains:
- a CDS encoding bifunctional nuclease family protein, which translates to MVIEMKVKGLTLDPLTNVPIVILHELEGERTLPIWVGIFEAHAIAREIENFQTPRPMTHDLIKNVIAGLNGEVSRIVVSDLRDNTFFAEICLRCNGTEVTIDSRPSDAIALALRTDATIFVEEKVLEEAKSIEFAEPEPKDAEGGFEGQAERPSAGEDPEDVKKWLEDLKPDDFLKFDN; encoded by the coding sequence ATCGTGATTGAAATGAAGGTGAAAGGCCTGACCCTCGATCCGTTGACCAACGTGCCGATCGTGATTCTCCACGAACTCGAAGGGGAGCGTACGCTGCCCATTTGGGTCGGAATTTTCGAGGCGCATGCGATTGCGCGCGAGATTGAAAATTTCCAGACGCCGCGCCCCATGACCCATGACCTCATCAAAAACGTCATTGCCGGCCTCAACGGAGAAGTCAGCCGGATCGTGGTGAGCGATCTTCGGGACAATACTTTTTTCGCCGAGATCTGCCTCCGCTGCAATGGTACGGAAGTGACCATCGACTCTCGCCCTTCCGACGCCATCGCGCTCGCCCTCCGGACGGACGCGACGATCTTTGTCGAAGAAAAAGTGCTGGAGGAGGCCAAGAGCATCGAATTTGCCGAACCCGAACCCAAGGATGCGGAAGGGGGCTTTGAAGGACAGGCCGAACGCCCGTCGGCAGGGGAAGATCCCGAGGATGTGAAAAAGTGGCTCGAGGATCTGAAGCCGGATGACTTCCTGAAATTCGACAACTAG